From Zingiber officinale cultivar Zhangliang chromosome 5B, Zo_v1.1, whole genome shotgun sequence, the proteins below share one genomic window:
- the LOC121984960 gene encoding mitochondrial import inner membrane translocase subunit TIM23-1-like, translating to MTRRPFTSGGRFSRSLSSASRFAGTLGIPRAQMADPSAFGGNDADRSRESSGRRLYNPYQDLQIPYRTLYDLPTSPEFLFEEESRTQRRSWGENLTYYTGIGYLAGSTAGASVGLRHAFLSSEPGDTTKIRINRILNSCGQDGRRIGNRVGVIGLMYAGLESGMVAVRDTDDWVNSVVAGLGTGALFKAANGPRSAAIAGAIGGLMVGAAVAGKQALKRYVPI from the coding sequence ATGACCAGACGCCCTTTTACAAGCGGCGGCCGATTCTCGAGAAGCCTCTCCTCCGCTTCCAGATTCGCCGGAACCCTAGGAATACCAAGAGCTCAGATGGCCGATCCGAGTGCCTTCGGAGGGAACGATGCGGATCGGAGCCGAGAATCCAGCGGGCGACGTCTTTATAATCCCTACCAGGACCTGCAGATCCCATACCGCACCCTATACGACCTCCCTACCTCGCCGGAGTTTCTTTTTGAGGAAGAGTCCCGCACGCAGCGCCGATCCTGGGGCGAAAACCTCACCTACTACACGGGCATCGGATACCTCGCTGGCTCTACTGCCGGCGCCTCCGTCGGCCTCCGCCACGCCTTCCTCTCCTCCGAGCCCGGAGACACCACTAAGATCCGGATCAACCGCATCCTGAACTCCTGTGGCCAGGATGGCCGCCGGATCGGCAACCGCGTCGGTGTCATCGGCCTCATGTACGCCGGGCTGGAGAGCGGGATGGTGGCGGTGAGGGACACCGACGATTGGGTGAACAGCGTCGTCGCTGGGCTTGGTACGGGGGCCCTATTCAAGGCCGCGAATGGCCCCCGCTCGGCGGCTATAGCTGGCGCCATCGGAGGGCTAATGGTTGGAGCTGCTGTCGCCGGAAAGCAGGCTTTAAAGAGATACGTCCCCATCTAG
- the LOC121987615 gene encoding uncharacterized protein LOC121987615: MLFMNKRPEQGILNSQRNAGARVPACSCFMGEITITRAVDLDSSNESSDHVNDTTSPEASNVESGSSSVSSDQVTDTTSSESSGDEAMGTESERLSDELISSLPTSTYKTWLFYFWDKNQEYASYSVCLHGTKLSNNFEKYNIMLL; this comes from the exons ATGCTCTTTATGAACAAGAGGCCAGAGCAAGGAATTCTAAACAGCCAGAGAAATGCAGGAGCTAGAGTACCAGCTTGCTCGTGCTTCATGGGGGAAATTACCATAACACGAGCAG TTGATTTGGATTCTTCAAATGAATCATCTGATCACGTTAATGATACAACTTCTCCAGAAGCTTCCAATGTTGAGTCTGGTTCTTCAAGCGTATCATCTGATCAG GTTACCGATACAACTTCTTCAGAATCTTCAG GAGATGAAGCTATGGGTACCGAAAGTGAAAGATTATCAGATGAACTGATCTCTTCCTTGCCAACCTCTACATACAAAACCTGGCTATTTTATTTTTGGGACAAAAATCAAGAGTATGCATCCTACTCTGTTTGCTTACACGGCACAAAGTTgtccaataattttgaaaagtacaATATAATGCTTCTATAA